In Passer domesticus isolate bPasDom1 chromosome 1, bPasDom1.hap1, whole genome shotgun sequence, one DNA window encodes the following:
- the LOC135278902 gene encoding homeobox even-skipped homolog protein 2-like, with protein sequence MEMSPAKRRMKTPLGILRLSMCAPGPALGRRGQSPAVAPSDAPQGAPGALRTLRASAAAAAAQRTAALPPQRRGQDAVAQASQASQASQDAGSAPLAEPLLRRLGGESPAAAQAPVAEALRWLGGEGPCGGGGGPGPGLRGRGAAAPLSSSCSFLRRLFLARPLGSIQLCPLSPRSPVPPGEVSTLVWLTGDSDL encoded by the exons ATGGAGATGTCTCCAGCGAAACGCCGCATGAAAACGCCGCTCGGCATCCTCCGCCTCTCTAT GTGCGCTCCCGGCCCGGCGCTGGGGCGAagggggcagagcccggcagtCGCCCCCTCGGACGCTCCCCAGGGCGCTCCCGGCGCCCTGCGCACCCTGCGCGCTTCGGCGGCGGCCGCCGCAGCCCAGCGCACCGCAGCGCTCCCGCCGCAAAGGCGCGGGCAGGACGCGGTGGCGCAGGCATCGCAGGCATCGCAGGCATCCCAGGATGCCGGCAGCGCCCCGCTCGCAGAGCCTCTGCTCCGCCGGCTCGGCGGGGAGAGCCCCGCGGCAGCGCAGGCCCCGGTTGCAGAGGCTCTCCGGTGGCTCGGCGGGGAGGGCCCGTGCGGCGGAGGAGGCGGCCCtggcccggggctgcggggccgcggggccgccgccccTTTAAGCTCCAGCTGTTCCTTTCTGCGGCGCCTATTTTTAGCGCGTCCTCTTGGTAGCATCCAGCTCTGCCCCCTCTCTCCGCGCTCCCCCGTCCCCCCCGGTG